A portion of the Choristoneura fumiferana chromosome 6, NRCan_CFum_1, whole genome shotgun sequence genome contains these proteins:
- the Tsen54 gene encoding tRNA splicing endonuclease subunit 54, whose product MEKFKMLSGEQLVTLGAMKASVSLPELGLKEVFPNGSWLEQKQVQNALEARKYLVETERIEKWGSVSHAQWREDLKLAEVTQKSGSHWQYLGHNIGKILYIKPEEALFLMESNCLQLTHNEVTVSIQQAYSLLLGESISLVQYKVYASLARLGYKVFRYSNCPISNMGKENATASDPIDIKQANKLKNTGNHLNKETTQDNEMKDQQTSESIDDGKDLDRKENFLNSIANESNISKDVHDNQEKIVIDKDNEDDKQDENVSLETEHNNFKDDVEISSSMRICDENNKNKNTNGDINTVDIDSTGSAAFIQHKLQNLYSRELRPCNSKLVHQSFDENVPDFFQRHIVTVKAPEEQLIPRNVFLNNTAYVLNLENLRLKKVIPVASSSSENYSSLDDVNGRHVKRIRSSLSNESAQNNLSTQFFPRFPQQANHFRQFNYWNNYNLNFAFQRQFFQSFPLRFQAFPRMQQFFRCFPTPVFMPNVGNPEIGRPRKRKGDNTRVHHLKSIKGLALKLKSLVNMGNTQVENIQALHRLIQTYNQRYKAKLELTEELDVLENEVILETINLDDDDQISPKKKRKCDEDGSFDENFSALKQFALKIKELEEKKESSPQHRRALSKAIKTFNKSYNADIYVDMNYEVINRRHIVIASSDSEGAVEVAPKPRKSRKLRNPFYILKQLSEKQNASTTQQEVVKSGCSHSDATTKKHFKYSEVLTSNVSKYWLPSENDFGRAEVIQKNQTYNHYLNHSEQFLYEFMKGHLYDNWLDAKISYWQSCEKSAKKFEANSQNQSTLNFNSIVRPEDCTDLQSVLKKLNIIRNNKDVKEECSFGIDFDVYNRDVPNFKKTNMPKPHFRVICIEESSKFPTALDFATHHHKYTDDVNIVFAIVGTASISYLQINATELPIYMPTGNSS is encoded by the exons ATGGAGAAATTTAAGATGCTCTC CGGTGAGCAGCTAGTTACCCTGGGAGCAATGAAGGCCAGTGTTTCGCTACCTGAACTTGGCTTGAAGGAAGTGTTTCCGAATGGGTCCTGGTTGGAGCAAAAGCAGGTCCAAAATGCTTTAGAGGCCAGAAAATATCTCGTTGAAACGGAAAGGATAGAAAAATG GGGTTCCGTAAGCCATGCTCAATGGAGAGAGGACCTAAAACTAGCGGAAGTAACACAAAAAAGTGGTAGCCACTGGCAGTACCTTGGTCACAATATTGGGAAGATTTTGTATATCAAACCAGAGGAGGCATTGTTTTTGATGGAATCA AATTGCCTTCAGTTGACACACAATGAAGTGACAGTGTCAATCCAACAAGCATACTCTTTACTTCTTGGTGAAAGTATTTCACTAGTTCAATATAAAGTATATGCTTCTCTTGCTAGGCTCGGATACAAAGTATTTAGATACAGTAACTGCCCAATTAGTAATATGGGAAAAGAAAATGCAACAGCTAGTGATCCAATAGATATAAAACAggcaaataaattgaaaaatactgGTAATCATTTAAATAAAGAGACAACTCAagataatgaaatgaaagaCCAGCAGACCAGTGAATCAATAGATGATGGCAAAGACTTAGATCGTAAAGAAAATTTTCTAAATAGTATTGCCAATGAAAGTAATATCAGTAAAGATGTGCACGATAACCAAGAAAAAATAGTTATAGATAAGGATAATGAAGATGATAAACAAGATGAAAATGTGTCATTAGAAACGGAGCATAATAATTTCAAAGATGATGTAGAAATTAGCTCAAGTATGAGAATATGTGatgagaataataaaaataaaaataccaatgGAGATATTAACACAGTTGATATAGACAGTACAGGTTCTGCAGCATTTATACAACACAAATTACAAAACCTTTACAGTAGAGAGCTGAGGCCTTGTAATTCAAAGTTAGTTCATCAATCATTTGATGAAAACGTACCAGATTTTTTCCAGAGACACATTGTTACTGTTAAAGCCCCAGAAGAGCAATTGATACCAAGAAATGTATTTTTGAACAACACAGCCTATGTCTTGAATTTAGAAAATTTGCGACTGAAAAAAGTAATTCCTGTTGCATCATCAAGTTCAGAAAATTATAGCAGTTTAGATGATGTCAATGGACGCCATGTAAAAAGAATAAGAAGTTCTTTATCCAATGAGAGTGCCCAAAATAATTTGAGTACACAGTTTTTTCCTAGATTTCCCCAGCAAGCAAATCATTTTCGACAATTTAACTACTGGaataattacaatttaaattttgcATTCCAAAGacaattttttcaaagtttccCTTTAAGGTTTCAAGCTTTTCCAAGAATGCAACAGTTCTTCAGGTGTTTCCCTACTCCCGTTTTTATGCCAAATGTTGGAAACCCTGAAATTGGAAGACCAAGAAAAAGGAAAGGAGATAATACAAGGGTCCACCATCTGAAATCTATCAAAGGTCTAGCTTTAAAATTGAAGAGTTTGGTTAACATGGGCAACACTCAAGTTGAGAACATCCAGGCCTTACATAGATTGATACAGACTTATAACCAAAGGTATAAGGCAAAGTTAGAACTGACAGAAGAACTTGATGTGCTTGAAAATGAGGTGATCTTAGAAACTATCAActtagatgatgatgatcaaataAGCCCCAAAAAGAAAAGGAAGTGTGATGAAGATGGCTCATTTGATGAAAACTTTAGTGCCCTCAAACAATTTGCACTAAAGATAAAAGAGcttgaagaaaaaaaagaatcatCTCCTCAACATAGGAGAGCGCTTTCTAAAGCTATCAAAACGTTCAATAAATCGTATAACGCTGATATTTATGTTGATATGAATTATGAAGTAATTAATAGAAGGCACATAGTCATCGCTTCTTCTGATTCAGAGGGCGCCGTTGAGGTAGCTCCAAAACCTAGAAAAAGCAGAAAGTTAAGAAATCCGTTTTATATCTTGAAACAACTTTCAGAAAAACAAAATGCATCCACAACTCAGCAGGAAGTTGTAAAATCCGGTTGCAGTCACTCAGATGCTACTaccaaaaaacattttaaatacagTGAAGTTTTAACAAGCAATGTAAGCAAATACTGGCTGCCATCTGAAAATGACTTTGGAAGAGCTGAAGTGATTCAGAAGAACCAAACTTACAACCACTATTTGAACCATAGTGAACAGTTCCTGTATGAATTCATGAAAGGTCATTTATATGATAATTGGTTAGATGCAAAAATTTCTTACTGGCAGTCTTGCGAAAAATCAGCTAAGAAATTCGAAGCAAACTCACAAAACCAAAGCACTTTAAATTTTAACTCTATTGTTAGACCAGAAGATTGTACAGACTTACAATCTGTGctcaaaaagttaaatataataaGGAATAATAAAGATGTGAAAGAAGAATGCTCTTTTGGAATAGACTTTGATGTTTATAATAGAGATGTGCCCAATTTCAAAAAAACGAACATGCCAAAGCCACACTTCAGGGTCATATGTATTGA AGAGTCTTCCAAATTTCCGACCGCCCTAGACTTCGCTACACATCACCACAAATACACCGACGATGTCAACATTGTATTCGCCATAGTCGGCACGGCATCAATTTCATACCTTCAAATAAATGCCACCGAATTACCAATTTACATGCCTACTGGCAATTCTTCATGA